In the genome of Corallococcus soli, one region contains:
- a CDS encoding MAPEG family protein, whose product MTNPLLGTALLAVPVTALYAALNVILTVGLTVNVIRVRTRLKITRGDGGNADLGSAIRAHGNNVENAPLTLLLLLVAELCGGSSLALHVFGGALLVARLAHAFGLLAASRVQVLGVVLTLVVQLGLAGYTLWLRPWG is encoded by the coding sequence TTGACGAATCCCTTGCTGGGGACCGCGCTGCTCGCGGTCCCCGTGACCGCGCTCTACGCCGCGCTCAATGTCATCCTCACGGTCGGGCTCACGGTCAATGTCATCCGGGTGCGCACCCGGCTCAAGATCACCCGGGGCGACGGAGGCAACGCCGACCTGGGCTCCGCCATCCGGGCGCACGGGAACAACGTGGAGAACGCGCCCCTGACGCTCCTGCTGCTGCTGGTGGCCGAGCTGTGCGGCGGAAGCTCGCTCGCACTGCATGTCTTCGGCGGCGCGCTGCTGGTGGCGCGCCTGGCGCATGCGTTCGGTCTGCTGGCCGCCAGCCGCGTCCAGGTGCTGGGGGTGGTGCTGACACTCGTCGTGCAACTGGGGCTCGCCGGGTACACGCTCTGGCTGCGGCCCTGGGGCTGA